The following are from one region of the Apostichopus japonicus isolate 1M-3 chromosome 17, ASM3797524v1, whole genome shotgun sequence genome:
- the LOC139984785 gene encoding uncharacterized protein — MKTRSMAGIAKQNPYLFASTQNSDYHVSGWHAVHRVCDKLEFTRGNLLTATKNRHRLSTMYASMEVPEAGRRFFYSHMGHSKEMNQDIYQAPLALMEVIKVGRSLNEIDGASGSGAGGLTSEAEKTSNSSSRRQSKGRPNSFISDASDEDRSCKSGPESSKRSTPGK; from the exons ATGAAGACAAGATCCATGGCAGGTATTGCAAAACAAAACCCGTATCTCTTTGCCAGCACACAGAATTCTGACTATCACGTGTCTGGATGGCATGCTGTACATAGAGTATGTGACAAGTTAGAATTCACCAGAGGTAACCTTCTAACTGCTACCAAGAACAGACACAGACTATCTACCATGTATGCCTCAATGGAAGTTCCTGAAGCTGGAAGGCGTTTCTTCTACAGCCACATGGGTCATTCCAAAGAAATGAACCAAGATATTTACCAAGCTCCATTAGCACTAATGGAAGTCATCAAAGTTGGACGCTCTCTCAACGAGATAGATG GAGCCTCGGGTTCAGGTGCAGGTGGTCTGACCAGTGAAGCTGAAAAAACATCAAACAGTAGCAGCAGAAGACAATCCAAAGGGCGGCCTAACTCAT TCATTTCAGATGCATCTGATGAGGACAGAAGCTGTAAATCAGGACCTGAGAGTAGTAAGAGATCCACACCTGGTAAGTGA